A single genomic interval of Juglans regia cultivar Chandler chromosome 1, Walnut 2.0, whole genome shotgun sequence harbors:
- the LOC108998576 gene encoding heavy metal-associated isoprenylated plant protein 39-like isoform X2: MAQKVVLKVLTMTDDKSKQKAIEAAADVYGIDSIAADLKDQKLTVIGQMDTVAIVKKLKKVGKVDILSVGPAKEEKKEEKKEEKKEEKKEEKKEEKKEEKKEEKK, encoded by the exons ATGGCTCAG AAAGTTGTGTTGAAGGTCCTGACAATGACCGATGATAAAAGCAAGCAGAAAGCAATAGAAGCTGCAGCCGATGTATATG GGATTGATTCAATAGCAGCAGATCTGAAGGATCAGAAGTTAACAGTGATAGGGCAAATGGATACAGTGGCAATAGTAAAGAAGTTGAAGAAAGTAGGGAAAGTGGACATACTATCAGTTGGGCCAgccaaagaagagaagaaagaagagaagaaagaagaaaagaaagaggaaaagaaagaggagaagaaggaagagaagaaagaagaaaagaaagaggagaagaaataA
- the LOC108998576 gene encoding heavy metal-associated isoprenylated plant protein 39-like isoform X1 encodes MAQQKVVLKVLTMTDDKSKQKAIEAAADVYGIDSIAADLKDQKLTVIGQMDTVAIVKKLKKVGKVDILSVGPAKEEKKEEKKEEKKEEKKEEKKEEKKEEKKEEKK; translated from the exons ATGGCTCAG CAGAAAGTTGTGTTGAAGGTCCTGACAATGACCGATGATAAAAGCAAGCAGAAAGCAATAGAAGCTGCAGCCGATGTATATG GGATTGATTCAATAGCAGCAGATCTGAAGGATCAGAAGTTAACAGTGATAGGGCAAATGGATACAGTGGCAATAGTAAAGAAGTTGAAGAAAGTAGGGAAAGTGGACATACTATCAGTTGGGCCAgccaaagaagagaagaaagaagagaagaaagaagaaaagaaagaggaaaagaaagaggagaagaaggaagagaagaaagaagaaaagaaagaggagaagaaataA